The genomic segment AGGGTCGCGAGACAGCCGGCGACGATGCGCAGGCTACGCGTCGCGGCAAAAGCGATGGCAAGGATGAGCAGCGTGATAACGGGCCAGGGCGTTTTCAGCATGAAACGCTCGGAGGCGATGAGGAAGTGCTGCAGGGGTGTGAACAGACCCTCGATGACCTCGCCATAGCTGCGGGTAAAACCGCGAAAGCCGTCGTCGATGGCCTTCTTGAGATCACGCAGGGAATTGTCGTCCATATGCGGAAATTTATAAAACCAGTCCATTCGGTTCCCCTTCTCCAAAGAGCCGATTGCGTGTTTTCTTGTTGTCGTTTCGGCAGATGAGATGCGATGCGCACGGGGCGCATCGCACGACTACAGCCAGGCTCCGTTAGAGCGCGGCCTCGATCTTGGCCGCAGCGTCAGCCGAGACCCACTTGGTCCAGATGTCCTTGTTCTCCGCAAGGAAGTGCTTGGCACCATCCTCGCCGCTTGCCTGGTTGTCTGTCATCCAGGCCATCAGCTTGGCGATGGTCTCGTTGCTCCAGGAGCGCTTGTTGAGATACTCCATCACTTCGGGGCCAGCCTTCTCGGAGAAGGGCTTGGCGACCAGCGTCACGATCGTATCGACCGGCCAGGCGCTCGGCTTGGGATCGGTGCAGTCGGCAACGGTCACGCAGCGCTTCCATTCCGCCTCGTCGTAGGGAACGCCGGCCTGAAGCTGGACCATCTCGTATTTGCCGAGAAGTGCCGTCGGGGCCCAGTAATAGCCGACCCAGCCTTCCTTGCGCTCGTAGGCCTTGGCGATCGACCCGTCGAGGCCCGCGGCGGAGCCGGTATCGACGAGCGTCCAGCCCGCCTTCTCCGCTTCGAAGGCCTTGTAGAGCTGCGCCGTCACGACCGTGCCGCCCCAGCCCTGTGGGCCGTTGTAGATCGCACCCTTGCTCGGATCTTCCGGATCCTTGATCAGGTCGGGATGCTTCAGGAGGTCCGGAATGGTCTTGATGTCAGGATGGGCGTCCGCGAAATATTTCGGGATCCACCA from the Shinella zoogloeoides genome contains:
- a CDS encoding ABC transporter substrate-binding protein, which codes for MKKLLASTCLFLGTIAGSAMAQAADCGNVTIASMNWQSAEVISNLDKIILNEGYGCNAEITIGDTVPTITSMAEKGEPDIAPEAWIDLLPDVVKKGTEEGRIVKVGSPLPDGGVQGWWIPKYFADAHPDIKTIPDLLKHPDLIKDPEDPSKGAIYNGPQGWGGTVVTAQLYKAFEAEKAGWTLVDTGSAAGLDGSIAKAYERKEGWVGYYWAPTALLGKYEMVQLQAGVPYDEAEWKRCVTVADCTDPKPSAWPVDTIVTLVAKPFSEKAGPEVMEYLNKRSWSNETIAKLMAWMTDNQASGEDGAKHFLAENKDIWTKWVSADAAAKIEAAL